The Planctellipticum variicoloris DNA window GCGAGCAGCCGGCGCTGGATCATGGTCAGGTCCGCGATCCCTTCGGGCGTAATCCGCCAGCGGGCTTCCGGCCGCTTTCCCAGTACCCCGGTGTTGCCGCAGGGAACGTCGACGAGGACCCGGTGAAACGGTCCCCGTGGCAGGTCGTGGCCGCCCGCGGACACCAGCATTGAACGGATGATCGACAACCCCAGCCGACGGGAGTTTTCGTCGATCCGGTTGAGCCGGCGAGCCTGCAGGTCGGAGGCGATCAGAGTTCCGTGATTCTGCATTAACTCTGCCAGGTGGCAACTCTTGGCGCCCGGTGCAGCGCAGACGTCCCAGACATCCTGCCCCGGCTCGGGGGCCAGCCGGGTCGCGGCGGCCATCGCCGCCAGATCCTGCACGGTGAACCAGCCCTCGGCAAAGCCGGGCCATTCTTCGACGCGAGGGCCGCTGTCGACCAGAATCGACGACGGGTGCGGACCGGGGCGGACCTGCATCCCGGCAGCCTGCCACGCGGCCAGGAGCTCATCGCGCGTGGTGCGCAGTCCGTTCACTCGGGCCGTCAATGTGGGAGGCTGATTGAACCATTGCGTCCAGCCGAGTACCTGCCGCCAGTCGGCGAATTTCAGCCAGCGCGCAATCAGCCACTCGGGGAAACTGGCGGCGGCGGCCAGGTATGCTGCCGGTTCTGTCGCCGGATCGGCGAAGACGGGCTCATTTAGCCGGAGAAAGCCCGCGCCCACGGGCAGCGCATCCGGCCCCGGTTCGGTCACAGGCTCGTTGGTGACAAGTCGCGTTGCGCCACGGAGGACGCCGTTGACGAAGCCCGTCCAGCGGACGCGGCCGGCCCGGCGGGCCAGCTCGACCGTTTCGTGGACCGCGGCGTGGTGCGCCATGCCGGGCATGAGGGCGATCTGGTAGACGCCGAGCTGCAGCAGCAGCCACAGCTCCTCCTCCATCGCCTCGCGCGGCCGCTTGACCAGTTTTCGCAGCAGCGCATCGAGCGTATCCTCCCGGCGAACGACGCCGAAGACCAGCTCCCGCGTCAATCCGCGGTCCTGAGCCGTCAATCCCGCGGCGTCCAGCCGCTCGTCGAGGAGCTCGCTGGGCCACTGGCCCGATTCGCGACTGTCCCGCAGGACCTGGTAAGCCAGTTCGCGTGCGCTGCCGGCGGCGAGCCCGAACCGGCGCGGAGCGGAGAACTCTTCAGGCATTTCGTGGCGTCCTCAGGTCGCAGACCATTCGCTGCAGTCTGCTGCTGCCACGCGGCGAGTCGTGCTGGTGTTGGTGGAAGAGTCGCGCAGGGTGCGTTTCACCGAAACGGGTCGCACAGCCGGTTCAGGTCCCGGAAGTAGTCGGGGTAAGTCTTTGCGGTGCAGCCTGGATCGAGAATCCGGATGCCTGGCGCCCGCAGGCCGATCAGCGAAAAGCTCATCGCCATCCGGTGATCGTCGTAAGTGTGGACCTCGCCGGGGGAGACGGGACCGGGATAAATCGTCATGCCGTCGGCGTGCTCGTCGGCCCGGATGCCCAGCCGCTGCAGTTCAGTGACGACCGCAGTAATCCGGTCGGTTTCCTTATGGCGCACGTGGGCAATGTTCCGGATCGTGGTCGGACCATCGGCAAACGGGGCGACCGCGGCCAGAGTCTGGGCCGTGTCGCTGATGGCATTCATATCGATGTCGATGCCCCGCAGCGGCCGCCCCTGGACGGTAATCCGGTCGACGCCCCATTCCACGTCGCAGCCCATCTGTTCGAGAGCGTCGACAAAATGGACGTCTCCCTGCAGAGCGTCGCGCGAGAGCCCGAGAACGGTGATCCGTCCGCCGGTGATCGCCGCCAGTCCAAAAAAATAACTCGCCGCCGAGGCGTCCGGTTCGATGTCGTAGTGTCCGCCGCGATAGGTCTGAGGGCGAATCCGGTACGATCCGGGCTGGACGTCGACTGTCACGCCGAACTGCCGCATGACCCCCAGAGTCATCTCGATATAGGGTTCCGACACCATCGGCCCGGTCAGACGAAGCTCCAACGGGCTGCGGGCGCAGGGGGCGGCCATGAGGGCGGCACTGAGAAACTGGCTCGACTTCTCCGCGGAAACGGTCGCGACGCCCCCTTCCAGCCCCTGCGAGGTCACCACGACCGGCGGCGAATTCGTGCCCAGTTCCGATCGAACTTTGACGCCGAGCTGTGCCAGCGTTTCCAGCAGGTCGTCGATCGGCCGCTGTCGCATCCGATCGTTGCCGTCGAGACGGTAGATTCCGTGGCCGAGGGCGCACATTGCCGTCAGAAAGCGGATGCTGGTCCCGCTGTTCTCCAGCCACAGATTTGCTTCGCCGGCCGGGATTTTTCCGCGACAGCCCACGATTTCGACGGTACATGCTCCAGAGTCGGCGAGCACGTGCAACCCGAGCCGCTTCAAGCTGTCGAGCATGACCTGCGTATCGCGACTGTCGAGAACGCCGGTCAGGTGCGACGGACCGTCCGCCAGGGCCGCGACGACCAGCGCGCGGTTGGTCAGGCTTTTCGATCCCGGCGGTCGGATTTCGCCAGTCACCGGGTGGAGGATCGGCAGAATCTCGATAGATTTCTCTGCGTTCACGCTCGACACTCGCAATCGATGAAGCACTTTTGCACGGCGACTACCACTAGCGATCTCCAAATTCCGACGGACTTGCCCCCAGGTCGACGATGCTGCAGGCATTGATGACCGGCAGTCCCAGTTCTTCCGCCCGCTGCAGCAACGCCTCGCTCTCGCTGCCGGGGTTGAGCCAGATTTCCGACGGCTGTTTGGCGGCGAACTGTTCCAGCAGCGTGATCCCGATCTCCGGCGGAACGTAGACCGTGATCCGATCGAGACGCTCGACGGGAACGTCGTTCACGCTGGGCCAGACCTGCTGCCCCTCGATGGTCGCGGCGCTCGGGTTGATCGGAAAGACTCGATAACCCTGCCGCAGGTGAGCCCTGACCGACTTGTTGCCGTATTTGGCGCGATTCTGGCTCGCTCCGACCACGGCGACGGTCGGCTGTGGCGTTTCAGTCACTTCTCTGCTCCTGCCTCCAGGCCGATCGATCGATTGACGGCTCCGGCTCTACCGCGTTGGTGCGAAATTCTGTCGGTTCCGCCCGAAAAAGGGTCCAACGCGAGATTCTACGGCGGGGGAGAGATCCGGAGAAGTCTGCCAAAGGATTCGGCGACCGTCGGTTGATTCGCTGCTCGACAAGCCAACCAATGATTACCAGGACTGAGCCGGCGGGAAATGCACCAAGCCCGACCGGCAGGTGCCGATCGGGCTTGGCGTGAATTCTCGGATCGAGCCGACTCGTTACTGGAATCCGGTCGACTGCGGTCCGGCACAGCGAATCAGGTGGTCGTGGTCGATGTAGACGACCTGAATCGATTCGTCCTTGTGATGGAACGGCACCGGCCAGTCCGAGCGGATGACCTTGTCGTAGTAGACCGTGCACTTGTAGTGGCAGTGGTGGAGTCGGGCCGGGCCGACCATCGGGTAGAACCGGCAGTCGTCCATGCGGTCGACGATGGGCTCGACGACGATCCGCACGTTGTTCCGGTTGGTTTCGGCGAGGAAGGACCAGCCGCCGGACGTTTCGTTCGGCATGGCCATCATGACCTCGTCGGGCGACGGAGGATCCTGGCAGAAGAGGGGGGCGTGCTCCCCTTCGACCGGATCGAGAATCGGCACTTTGTCGTACCGTTCCTCTTTCTTGTACGTATCTTCGATCAGCTCGCTGTAGTACGGGCTGACTGGAATGGCGGGGGTCGTCCCGAAGAAGGCCGAACCGATGAATGCCATCTTGAGGAAGTCTCCGAGCAGGACGCAGCCGCTGTTGCTGGCGGTCAGCAGGCCGATGCCCATCAGCAGCGAGACTCGCTTCAGCAACGATCCTGGCTTCTTCATCTTGCCTCTCCGGAATCAGCGGGAAAAACCCCCGCCTGCATCACACCGTCTGCTTGGAAGGGATGGTCGAGTCCGGCCCGTGGAGAAACATCACTCGCGGGGACTATCGACCGACAATCTCTTTATCGTTCGGCGACTGCGGGAAACTTGCGGGATTCTGACGCTTTTAACGATTCTTCCAGATTCGCCGCCCGGCTCAGGGGATTCTCCAAGTCGAGCCGCGGGCGGCAGTTCCGCCGCACGCCTCGAAATCGCCCTCAAGCCGCCTGGAATGAAAACGCCCCGGAGCGATGACTCCGGGGCGTTGCGCCATTCAGCTTGCAACCGGCCGTACCGGCGGCGCCCTCGGGCCTCCGCCAACCACGGCCAGCCCACTTCGGATCGGGTCCTGTGCGAGCAGACCGGGACAGGCCCATCCTTCTCAGACGGACCTGCCAGACGGTGGAGTACGGACTACCAGTTCTTGGGGCTCATAAACCACCACCACTTGTCGGTCCGCTGATTGAACTGCAGATTCCACTGACCGTCGTCCCAGCGGAGGGTGGCGTCGCGCCAGCCCATCGGGACCTGCGGGTACGGGTAGAACGGTCCCATGTACGGGAACGCGCTCGCGCTGTACTGCGACGGATAGTTGACTGCCGCGTAGTTGGGATACTGGGCGTAGGCCGGCCAGGCATGCTCCGGCAGACTCGGCTGGTTGTACATCGTCTGGGAGGCGCCGGCGCCCGGATGACCGTAGCCGGGAGGAGCCGGCACGCCCGGTCCCATCGGCATCGGCGCTCCGCCCGGTCCCTGATAGCCGGTCGGCATGGCCGGGTAACCGTAAGGACCGGCCGGCGGCTGTCCGGGCATGCCCGGCTGCATTCCGGGACGCATGCCCGGGACGCGAAGCCGGTTGGAAACTTGTTCCACCCCCGGAACCTGGCTGACCAGTTGCTGGGCCTGCGCGGCCTGAGCCGGCGAATCGACTTCGCCCGCCAGCGTGCAGACGCCGTTCGAGAAGCGGACTTCGATGTCGTAGCCTTCCAGTCCGGCCGCACCCAGAGCCCCGCCGATCTGCTCGGCGACAGCCTGGTTGTCCATGCCGTAATTGACCTTCTGGATCTGGCCGCGACGATCGCCGGCACGCTCGGTTCCGCCAGCCTGGACGACTCCGCCAAGCCGTTCCGCAGAACGCGTCGCAGCCGCAGCGGTCGAAGTTCCGACCGTCAATTGATTGCTGACGTTGCTGACGCCCGGAACGCGCTTGATCGTGCGTTCTGCGGTCGATCGCATGCCGGCATCGCTGACCTGGCCCTTGATCAGGACCACGCCGTTCTGAAATTCGAGTTCGATACCTTTGCCTTTGACGCCGGCGGCTTTCAGGGCCTTGGCGATCTCCTCGGCCTTCGCCTGGTTCGGGCTGGCGGCGCCCGACTGGCCGGCGGACCGTGGGCTCGCAGCCTCGCCCGCGGCGAAGGTCAGACCGGGCATCGCCGCCAGCAGGCCCAGCGTCAATGCCCACTTTCCGTACTTGCGCATGGAATGCACTCCTTCCGTTTCCCTCGCTGACCCAATCCGCTAAGGCCCGGCAAAGCGCCGGCGCCCGGCGCCCCCGAGAATGGCATCGGGAACTGCCGGGAAGGCTCAGGAAACTCTCCCCGACATCTGTGTGGGGATTCTCCGTTGCGTCCCTGCGGTCGACGGTGAATAAACCCACCGTCCGCGAGGCGCGCTGACACCTCGCTGTCCTAATTCATCGGTCGGAGTCCGTCCGATTACGCAGACTATTCCGAGGATTTCGGAAAAACCCGCGGTAACGGTTGTCGCGGCAGGAGGAGTCCCCGGCTCGCCCCACCGTGGCAAAGAACGGTTTCGAATGTCGAACGGGAAGGAGTGTTGTCGGCCTTCCGGACCGAAGACGAAGGCCGAACGCGCACGACGATTGAAGCGAGAACCTCCGCCCCCTCCGGCCACATGCATGCCGCGCCGGCTGTGAAACAGGCGCGTTCCACAGACCGAGCCGTTTCACGAATCGCGGAGATTATCGCGCGGCCGGTGCCGGAGTCGGCGGCGCCCCGGTTCAGGCGTTGCACTGGCCGCGCAATCCCGTCCCGTCCCGGACAAGGAACCGTTCTGGCGGCCGGCAGAGCCCGCCCTACACGACTTCGCGAACGATCACCCGTACGCCCTGGGCCGAGACGACTTCAATCGTCGCTTCGGCCGCGATGAACTGGCCG harbors:
- a CDS encoding transcription antitermination factor NusB, which translates into the protein MPEEFSAPRRFGLAAGSARELAYQVLRDSRESGQWPSELLDERLDAAGLTAQDRGLTRELVFGVVRREDTLDALLRKLVKRPREAMEEELWLLLQLGVYQIALMPGMAHHAAVHETVELARRAGRVRWTGFVNGVLRGATRLVTNEPVTEPGPDALPVGAGFLRLNEPVFADPATEPAAYLAAAASFPEWLIARWLKFADWRQVLGWTQWFNQPPTLTARVNGLRTTRDELLAAWQAAGMQVRPGPHPSSILVDSGPRVEEWPGFAEGWFTVQDLAAMAAATRLAPEPGQDVWDVCAAPGAKSCHLAELMQNHGTLIASDLQARRLNRIDENSRRLGLSIIRSMLVSAGGHDLPRGPFHRVLVDVPCGNTGVLGKRPEARWRITPEGIADLTMIQRRLLADALARTNVGGRVLYSTCSIDPEENTAVVHSTIDHNPRFRLIEEVTLWPGQPADGAYQALIERV
- a CDS encoding BON domain-containing protein; amino-acid sequence: MRKYGKWALTLGLLAAMPGLTFAAGEAASPRSAGQSGAASPNQAKAEEIAKALKAAGVKGKGIELEFQNGVVLIKGQVSDAGMRSTAERTIKRVPGVSNVSNQLTVGTSTAAAATRSAERLGGVVQAGGTERAGDRRGQIQKVNYGMDNQAVAEQIGGALGAAGLEGYDIEVRFSNGVCTLAGEVDSPAQAAQAQQLVSQVPGVEQVSNRLRVPGMRPGMQPGMPGQPPAGPYGYPAMPTGYQGPGGAPMPMGPGVPAPPGYGHPGAGASQTMYNQPSLPEHAWPAYAQYPNYAAVNYPSQYSASAFPYMGPFYPYPQVPMGWRDATLRWDDGQWNLQFNQRTDKWWWFMSPKNW
- the aroA gene encoding 3-phosphoshikimate 1-carboxyvinyltransferase encodes the protein MNAEKSIEILPILHPVTGEIRPPGSKSLTNRALVVAALADGPSHLTGVLDSRDTQVMLDSLKRLGLHVLADSGACTVEIVGCRGKIPAGEANLWLENSGTSIRFLTAMCALGHGIYRLDGNDRMRQRPIDDLLETLAQLGVKVRSELGTNSPPVVVTSQGLEGGVATVSAEKSSQFLSAALMAAPCARSPLELRLTGPMVSEPYIEMTLGVMRQFGVTVDVQPGSYRIRPQTYRGGHYDIEPDASAASYFFGLAAITGGRITVLGLSRDALQGDVHFVDALEQMGCDVEWGVDRITVQGRPLRGIDIDMNAISDTAQTLAAVAPFADGPTTIRNIAHVRHKETDRITAVVTELQRLGIRADEHADGMTIYPGPVSPGEVHTYDDHRMAMSFSLIGLRAPGIRILDPGCTAKTYPDYFRDLNRLCDPFR
- a CDS encoding CoA-binding protein, whose amino-acid sequence is MTETPQPTVAVVGASQNRAKYGNKSVRAHLRQGYRVFPINPSAATIEGQQVWPSVNDVPVERLDRITVYVPPEIGITLLEQFAAKQPSEIWLNPGSESEALLQRAEELGLPVINACSIVDLGASPSEFGDR